The proteins below come from a single Panicum hallii strain FIL2 chromosome 7, PHallii_v3.1, whole genome shotgun sequence genomic window:
- the LOC112901093 gene encoding protein G1-like4: MDMSPNPDSPSSGGGNGGIRSSSGGASPSVGSMTPQSPSRYEAQKRRDWNTFGQYLRNHRPPLSLAQCSGAHVLEFLRYLDQFGKTKVHGAACPFFGHPNPPAPCPCPLRQAWGSLDALVGRLRAAFEENGGRPESNPFAARAVRLYLREVREHQARARGVSYEKKKRKKPQQLQGDGSGGLHGHPHQPPPPPPAGAAC, encoded by the coding sequence ATGGACATGTCGCCGAACCCCGACAGCCCCTCGTCGGGAGGGGGCAACGGCGGCATCAGATCGAGCAGCGGAGGCGCGTCGCCGTCCGTTGGTTCGATGACGCCGCAGTCGCCGAGCCGATACGAGGCGCAGAAGCGGCGCGACTGGAACACGTTCGGGCAGTACCTGCGGAACCACCGGCCGCCGCTGAGCCTGGCGCAGTGCAGCGGCGCCCACGTCCTGGAGTTCCTACGCTACCTGGACCAGTTCGGCAAGACCAAGGTGCACGGCGCGGCGTGCCCCTTCTTCGGCCACCCGAACCCGCCGGCGCCGTGCCCCTGCCCGCTCCGCCAGGCCTGGGGCAGCCTCGACGCCCTCGTgggccgcctccgcgccgccttCGAGGAGAACGGGGGCCGCCCGGAGTCCAACCCCTTCGCTGCGCGCGCCGTCCGCCTCTACCTCCGCGAGGTCCGCGAGCACCAGGCCCGCGCCCGCGGCGTCAGCTACGAGAAGAAGAAGCGCAAGAAGCCGCAGCAGCTGCAGGgagacggcagcggcggcctcCACGGCCACCCCCAccagccgccgcccccgccacccgccggcgccgcctgctGA